AGgcaacgcattcactgccaatgCTACCACCTGTAACAACGCTATTTGGCGATGTAAAACTAGTGCTAGGTTTTACACTGATTTTTTCAAGGGGAACGCCAAGCGCATACGCACAAACTTGGGCTGCTTTTGTATTCAGTCCTTGTCCCATTTCTATACCTCCGTGTATTATAACTACTGATCCATCTCCATGATAAATAGAAACAATTGAATTGTAATTTCCAAGGTAAAATATCCCAACAGACAACGGCAGCATGTTCAACGCCCGTTTCCTCCATCTGTTTTCTTTATTAAACTTCTTGATATCTTCTTGTCGTTGCTTGTAATTTGAGTCTTTCTCTAATTGATCTATCATTTCAGGGATTGGATTTTCTTTTGCCATATTTAGTAATCTCACTTGAAGAGGATCTTTGTTCAAATTGTAAGCTATTCTTTCCATTACATGTTCTATTATCGCCACACCTTCGGTTGTACCTGAAAATTCATCAACTTAATTATCTTGGACGCAAGCCTTTTTCATTTACTTACTATCGTTACTCATTTGCTTGTCGATAATTGTCTCTAGAagaatagaaaaatattttttaaatatctataaTGTTAAATTACCAGGGGCTCTGCACCATGTATTAGATGGGGTGTCTGTTGCAACACTGTTTGCTTCAATCCACCAACGTTTAATATCATAGCAATTCCGCATATGCTCGGCTGTTATCGGTGCGATGACTTCGTTGAAAACGTGTCCGCAGTCTTGGTAGAAAGTTAGTTTAAGATACTGTATAGTGCCTTCTTTGTCGACACCTGCCTGAAAAGAAAATATTACTGACTTTTTAGTCATATAATAGTAAATTGTAAAAGAACACGTGGGAAgacttattgttttttaattgttttacttTTCGTTACATCTTTACTGTGtatttctttttgtaattttttaaatgtcatTTTGATATGTGTGTGTaactaatacctacctaaaaaaatCGTTTTAACATACGAATACAGTaatgtactatatttaaaaagtcCACGGGAAAAAGATGACAGTACATTAtgagtttaattaaataaaatgagacGAGGTAAAATTTTCCCTGTTAGTACAATTATGCTGCCTGAATAGAAACGAAATGAGATGgcactagtattttttataacaaTCATATTAGCAGTAGCTacttttttaaaacaattaCGAATAGTATTCCTAAAAACTTGAACTAACACTTACCTCAAAGTTACACGTCGTAGGTAAGCGTTTGCCTATCGATTTCATATTGGTCTGAAGTGGCAAGATGAACCGGCATGTTGTGCCTTGAAGGTGAGTTACCAAGGCAGCCGCACACGCGATTTGAGACGCACGGGTTATCTTCGCACCGTACGCACCGCCTAGGCGTCGAACGATTACGTTAATACTGAAAAAATAAGTGCTGATGATGAAAAATGATGATAATAACTGAGACAGAGAAGATAAACATAATGAAGCGACGTAGAAATCTATTTCAAATTTTTTTGGAGTAAAAATTATGTATAACGAAAATTACAATCCTAAATTCTCCCTTCTACCATGAAATAAGCACACGGCTTTTTTAATAAACAACCttagtaaaataaatcattcatgcaaaaaatattgaaaaatttacCTATTCACAGGTACCTTCAAACATTGCGCTATAGCTATATTTGTTAGGTCAAGCCATTGAGTCGCCGCGTAAACCTCCATACCATCTTCCGTTGGTTTGGCGACCGTAGTATGTGTTTCCATATGGTAGTGGTACTGGCTATCCATTCTATATTCTCCTTGAATTATGCTTCTTACATTCTTACCAGTTTCTGAAGGTTCTATAGTCCTATTAACAACAACTCTTGTACTTTTTTCTGGTGACTTTAAAACATCGTCTATTGTTAACAAAGGTTTTCCATTATTAACAAAAGAATAGTTTATTTTTACTGCTTTCGCTGCTTTCTGGGCAGTTTTTTCTCTGTCAGCTACAATTATACCTGCTGGCTGCCCATAAAATTGAACTTTACTAGAGCAAAGGATTTCTTCTGCTGCTGTTATAAATGGGATGTTAGATGGAGTGAAAGTGTTATCTCCTGGTATATCCTTTGCTGAGTAAAATGCCACGACACCAGGGATTTTCTGAAAATTGAAAAGATTaatataagtataaataaacgTTAAAATAATTCAAGAATAAAAATCCAGTGACTTTCTTGACGGAGTTGTGAGTATACAAAAACAATGGCACAGCTCTGGATGACAAGATTGCTGGCAAAAAATGTTATAGCTGTAaaaagattttactattacataaataattaaaataacttaCAAGTGCCTCAGTAGCATCAAAGCTTTCAATAACGCTTCCCGCTACAACATCTGCTGTAACAAAAGCTGCAAAAACCTCATTCTGCTGCCTCGGTAGATCGTTAGCAAAGACCGCCTCCCCGCTACATTGAACTAGTGCTTCTAACTTCGGCACTGGTTGGTTCAGTGGCCAAACGGTCTTGTCCGTGTCAAATATTTGGTTTCCTTCGGATATCATTCTCTTCATGGCTTCTCCTCCTGATAGATATCTTGGATCAACTTTGCCTTCCGGACACATACTTAAAATGGCCTGGAAGTTATTTGATATTAAGATTAATTGAAGTCATCTTACTATTATAAACGCGTTTTTATTGGGTAttccattatttattaataataattgacAGTAGAGGCTCAATATTACCTTGTAGTATAATGTAACAGCCAGCATTCTTCTAAAATCAGAAGATGGTTCTGGCAGCGCTTCCTCAGGTATGATCTCATCGAATAAAGTTTTGACCGCTAACTGTAGTGTATCATTATTATAAGGGTCTTTACCAACCAATGCGGTTTCAGTTTTGGTGGCATGTATAAATGTCGGTGAAATACTACCGTATACTATTGTGACCTTTTCCAACAGTTGGGAATTTTGACGAAATCTAAATAAAAACCCGGCGTTGACAATTGCGTGAGCGTTTTGTGAACGGGGCATGATCTGaggaagaaaatacattttactatATTAACGACCTAACCTACTGGATAAATTTATTCTTTAAATTATTGAAGAATATACCTTGTAGGTTTTCACATTGCAGCAGTGCGATAATGGAGGTAAAATAacgttcaataaaattttgccttTCATGTCAATATTCAGAAAATCTGGCAGACTCaatattgtttttttgttcGTAGATTCAGCtggaaataaaacaataagcctataatatataataactaacttttttttataatgcgGATGAAATTGAAAGCATATGCAAATAAATAAGACCTTACTAACAAGGGGATTTTGGCGATATTCCCCAAGCGTTTTGTTGGTCTCAAGAAAAAATGAGACAATATTTTGCTCATTGCAGAAGCCACAGTTAGAATACATTCTTAAAAACATGTAACAACAGATCATgtttctaataaaaataaataaacacttaCCGACAGTAACCATGCCGCCAACCGTTTCGAACAGCAAAAACAAGTCTGATTGGAATTGGTTATTTGCATGTTTCAGGCATAAATTTCCACCAATAGTTCCAATCTAGAAAGTAACTTGAAATTTAACATCATTAATCATGCTTGATATTGGTGAACATAATTAATCATTAACGTGTTAATCGTTAATCGAAAACTGATTTTaggtatatttaggtatttataaaaaGGAAAAATCACAAGTCTTAATGGTTCGTCCGAACTGTACACTCTTCTAATATTTAGTTAGCAGCGTGTGGGCAGGAAGATAATTATTTTATCATACTTATCCAAATTAAAGGAGTACCTTTTTcatgtggataagggttaaataagaaaattaacctttataggactataaaggttaatttttggatactggctacaggaaagacgctaACATAGTTATGTGTTTGACccatttaaaaaatacttacgTTTCGTACTGGAATATGTGCCACAAGATCCATATGCTCATATAGCTGCTTCAGATATGAAAAGTCTTCATTTTCGCCACTCATTGTTACAAATAAGTCCATCATCTCTGCCAACGGCATCCCAGCACCAATAATTAGATTCACATCTACCATGTGCCCCTTTAGTTCAACCACGTTAAAAATGTCTATTATGTTTTTTGGGTAATCGGTTACGTGGTAAACTCCTGAAAATATTACAcgataaagataaaaattgGGGTCAGTAGGTATGATTATTGCATTAAactctgtttttttttgttaaataattgAACAAGTGTTTTAAGACCCACACGACGAAAAATTCTTACCATAGTAATTGTTTTTGTAAATGCATTGGATTGAAGTGAGAGATTATGAGCATATTTGGGATCAGTCATTGTAACTATTAGTCGTTTGTGTAGTACGTAAGACTTGCTATTTAATCTAGAGTTCTCCAATTACAATTAATCAAATAtcaaaatatcaaatatcaaatatcatttatttatttatttattaaatatcatttaatatcaAGCTTACCTTGGCCAGTATTACCAGCTATCAGTTTATAATCCCCACTCTCGTTCATGCTTTTAAAAACATCATCCAATTTATATACCTTTGACCACTTGTGATTTGTCGAATCTATTGTTAGCATCTTATTATCAATTTTACCCACTTCGCACCAGTCTTCTTTCTTTTCTACCTTCTTGTTAATTTCACTAATATGTTTCTTCTTATGTGGACATTGTTTAGTACATGAGACCCCACACGATTTTAGTATAGCCAGGTCTTCCAAATCGCAAACTTTGTTGAGTAAGCATTCGTCGGCGTCTTTAGCAAATGATTTGAAAGCGTCTGCAATAGGTCTGTAGCCTGTACATCTACAGATATTGGCAGCAAATGAGTTTTCTATGTCCTTCATAGTTAGTTCGTTATTTTTTGATTCTACTAAGCTgaaaataaattaggtacttagaAGAAGATATTTAGTCCGTTGAGTACTAAGTACTGAAGTGTTGTAGTtgagtaggtataataaaaaaaacgatttCTGTACGTCATCGTTACCATCATCGTTGTCCTCTTTTGGTTGTACGAAATGTACGAGTAGAGATATGTAATATAATTCTAAGAAATCTAAAAGAACTTAATTGTCATCTATTTACACATTTCTGGTGCCGGTCTAATTATTTCGAGTTACAGTTTTTATAATACCAAGGAATATGAAGATTTATCTTCTGTAAGAGGCAAAAAAACGTATTTCTGTCGGTTTTCTGAAGAAAACACATTCTTCAGAAGTTATGGCcgtagaaaaaaaatgtatttggtatgttttacatttattttgaaaaagtttACCTGTACATACTCATGACCCAACCAGGAGAGCAGTAGCCGCACTGAGTGCCATTAAACTTGGCCAGCCTGCTCTGAATGTCGTGGTAACCCACGGTCCTGTTACCAATGCCCTCCACGGTGGTTACTTCCCAGCCGTGACATGATAAGACCGACACGAGACACTGGAAGAGGCATCGAGACAAAATGTagtacctagagttagaccaagatacagaagaaataatagtactaccgtacagaaaggacacttcctacaaacccgaagtttgacagcgagtcagggtcgaatcatgctatccctttctaatataacACTACCCCTTTCGGCTagttagggttgtcaaaattcaagtgattatcttatctgtggtcgtgcacgcacaaggaagtcaattggtcccaaccctaataattgctcggagcaatgctgaagCCGAAAGGAGCCGAGTTCGACTGAAGttaggagtgtctccccactgaccaagacaagtctgcaacggttTTGATAGCATgttacgcagtgcaagtgttatttatacgtcataagaAGAAGTTTGTCTCTATCTACATGATTTATTTCACATAAAGGTATTGTAAAAAATGGCAAAGTAAGTTGATGTAAGTTTTAAGTTGTTGCCTCATGTTAGTTGGTGGAATTGACTTTAAAAATGATGATTTAGAatgataagtatttaataacattctttTGGATGTAAATTCTAATGTTTTGCAGTTAATATTTTCCTCGTGTTGGTGCCGGTAAAAAATATCTGCTTTACTCAGCAGCAAACTAAAGTTGTTTTAACCATTGTaccgctcgtggttcaattttggactCTTTCGCTTGCTTTGATATCAATATTAGTTCGACCTCCAGGCCGGAACTTCCGGCATATcgctttctatggaaagcataacgtgatcacctgtcatgtcatagaaaagtacagacacggcccggtctaacgtgcgTCATCCTTAACGCTCTTATAACAAGCCAAGTAATGACTTTAGAAATAGAAACTTCttcaaataaaatgttaaatggACTACGATACGCAAATATGTTGACCTCTTGTGTAAATTAAATAGATTTAAAAATAGATTAATATCAAAACAAAATTATCATATCATATGCATGCCGTATGCATGCTAAACATATGACCGTTTGAAAACGCCATTAATTAACTTATATGTAAATGAAATAGtcctagaaaaaaatatttaaatcgtcCAATGGAATTTTATTCGTTGAGCTTTTTTTAGCTCTAAACTGGCTTTTAATCCGGCTCGAACTGATATGTGTACAAATGATTTAAAAGTTTATAGTAAATTTATAGCAATTATTTAAAAGTTAATCTAtaaaatagggatgtttcctctacttaacATAAATgatttcacaccgtgcacgaaataaagcaccagataattattagaaaaacattgtcattacttattttaagcataatttctatttaataacttGGAGTGAAACATAAAAAGtacgtgagttgaccgtgacgtcactatattcgttttcatacaaattccatattagcaaagttctaaaaaagaagctgatttgactggTATGAATGTAGCCTATACTCCAATGCAATGGCTGTTGGAATCGCATTACCCTTTTCAATACGTCACGTCATAGATCGTACAGATAAAACCATAGCACCTACAGTTAGTTCATCATTATTACTTTAAACCTATTAGTAACTTTGTAACGATCCTGCGCAATTTCCTGCCaattactgacgcgaagctgaagcagatccgccgtcacactgtcttcccagcgacacctgccggcctagccaaggttacaatcgctatcgcttcaacaacgaaaagcattatgtcttctatcactcttccatattagcgcgacagtgacagttgcgtttcgatcgctacggagcgtaagcgattggcatcttggctacgcggcctgggccGTCCCATGTTCCCACCAGACGGCTACCggtcggtcgtcccaagaacgccctcttgacagcccgatcctctcccattctgagtaggtgTTAGGATATCAGCCACAGCATTCTAAGAAACGATTTGGATGTATAAAGCGCGTCTTCCCAAGTAGAGGTAATCTTACCGAGTTGACAGCAAACGTCTTCATCTCTTGCGTAGGCGGTGCGGCGGCGCGTACAGCGACCACACAGGCGCCGCAACCGCCTTCTTGACACATAGCCTTCGTGCCGCGAAGATCCGCCACATTTCGGATGTACTCGTTCAGCGACACGTCTGGACCAAACTTGCCGTCCactggaaataaaaaaaaggaaattcGTGAGTTGCGAAGTAAGCAagcaatataattttaaataattactttaaaattacgtactttaaaaataattactttaaaAATGACTTTAAAATCTAAAAACTATAAACACGCTATTGTTCGCTGGAAATAATCCTCCTATTAACTATTTAAAGTGCCTAAACATATGTAATGTGAAGTGGTTTACAACAGTGCATTACGATACAAGCGTGAAAAGTAGGAAATGCGCAATGAGTGGCGATAAATCGAAACACGACCGaaaggagtgttttaaatcgacacgagttgcgaattatctttTTGCACGTGTACTGTTTTACATgaagtacatatggccctttaaatttttgacatacgtATTTTCCTTAATCCCATCCTAGGGCGATAAAGTAAGTATACGTAGTTGCGCGCCAGTgttgggcaaaaagtaattgaattactaattaacaattgcaattacaaaatgtaattccaacaaataatttccattacatgtggaaagtaggtaattaaaattttaattacaattgcaaaatgtaattattaattaaattattagttacattttgtaattaaaattcttaattttattacttttttgaattacaattacttttatagaatgcaagtttttgatcatctttatttccaaaatcagatgaacattttgaatggttttaaatttgactaagcaacattgtcaatgttaactttggttgatttggttggactgtagcaaagggagggctgggacttagaatttttttctgataaaGTGGTGGTTTGaagatcacgtcaaaataagcatcttttactgaaaaaactttacTCTTAActaaaaaatggctgagttagacgcctccaaagattgatgtttttaaagggagctgggacttacttgaaaaacttttttcgaaaaatgtttgtcaagtaaaagtagcttattttgacgtgttctatacgttacaaccatttaaaatatatgtcataatgacaccactcgcgatgaaaatgttcgaagtcccagctccctttaaaaacatcaatctttggaggcgtctaactcagccattttttatttgagagaaaagttttttttttcagtaaaagatgcttattttgacgtgatctacacattacaatcatttaaaaatagtgtcataatgtcaccactttgtcaaaaaaaattctaaatccCAGGcccccctttgctacagtccaacccgaaaggcaccttaggtcggcgcttacgtcattattagcggcgccccagtactaatgcggtgctacgcgacgtaagcgtcgaccgccatattcaacgtggtttgtcacatagtaccctgtaaaggtatgattccagggataaaaaatatgttataacgttatccagcgtataatggaattcataaaagtttttctttataattactccaagtaaatttgttcatatttgcatattattaaaacggtaaatgaaaagtaattgagtaatttaattagtaattaatttaattacaattgcaaattacacaggaaatttaattacatgcattaaattttatgtaattaaattacattgtaattgaattacatgtaattaaattagtaattaatttacacgagtaattaattacgcccaacacTGAATGCGCGCTTAGGGCGAGATCGTTACACGGCTACACGCTCGCTGCGAAATCTTTGCGCTTTCAACTGGCAAATCGCTAGTGTGATAAGGCGcttaagggtcaaacagatcactgtgttccgttctttcctgtagacatacacaagagttaagggctataaaggttaatttacagaactatgatgaaatcattacttacatgcccacaagctgttaactattgcccacaggagagaaatgtacagttcgcgcgaacacactagttttctctcctgtgggcaatagttaacagcttgtgggcatgtaagtaatgattttatcatagttctgtaaataaaaggagggcCTTTTTAcatggataagggttaaataagaaaattaatctttttagcccttaactcttgtgtatgtctacaggaaagaaggtaacacagtgatctgtttgacccttaatGTCGTCAGAAAGACTATCCTGAGACAAATAATAAGCACTTATTCATCAAATGGCACATTAATCGGGGTACTGACCTTGATGTTGTTTCCCATTAATCTTGAACACGATTTGTGACATTTTCTTCAGTCACTTGACGCTGAAGACCAAAGACACTTCTGTAAATCAAAATActcaatataaaatattattttctaggtacctacttttatttattgtaatctGCATTATTACCTAGCCACGAAGACATataaatttaagtacctaagatAATATATTACTTACACTCGCAGATTAAAAGAAGTTTGCAAAACTATGGTCATCCACAGTATTGCAAACTTAGTgttaataaaaaattataatcaatttaaaATTGGGAGATTTACCGAGGTATAcaagaaaaaattaaaagtttACCGACGAAGTAAGCTGGACTTGACATGCAcaatttaaacataaaaattataatgtTAAAGTTACTTATTCACAATAAAAACTTTAACAAAACCACATAATCAttaattatgtaagtaagttATTAGTTTGTTGTAAAATTTTACCAAAACTATCGTGTGTAAACaaattgtgtaaataaatagcaatttattttataagtggGCAAAATTGGAATATGTAATATTCAAAGTCATCATCttataaaagtcaattctaccagccaacataaggaaccaactcaaaatttgtataaaattatttaccaCTCTTGTGTATAAAATGCAAATATCTCCGTTTTTTGAAGTATTTTGAACAACCAAGAGAGCCTCAACAAGCTGGTGCGGTGACAATAATTTTAAATGAACTAAAAGGCAACATACCTGTATCTGTATAGCTGTTTTAAAGTAAAACGCCCAGCCTAACGTAAATCACTTTCTAATATCTGCATgttattttctttaaaaatatttcgcaGTCTATAAAAATTTCAACAAGTCCATATAAGAAGACAGACCGCAAGCTAGTGAAAAAATAGTGTATCGCCTCGCGTTTTATTAGTCATGGAATGTAATGGAAGCTGTTCGCTGGAACCATTGTTTTTTACGCCATTTTAACGTTTAGCAATGGTACCTATTATTTTTCTAAACGGTATTCTAATGTGCTATTATACATTACATTATTATGTACATGCACTGTAATTACGTGCCCAGCTGTTTCAACGTGAACGTAACGTTTCATAAGTAGGTATCCGTTAATAGTTATTGTTTTACAAGGGcccaaagttgttgtttaacctctcgtgctaatattgatacccgagcaagcgaaagaagGAATTGGATTGGTTCAAAAACTGGAAtcatgagcgttgcgagggtttcaaagcaagAGGGTAAAACAAAGTTTGCTACGGAGactaaaaagtaaaacaataagtataaatattccgtatttttgtaggtacctacgtctaATAATGGCCTATTGTAGAATTGACTGAACAAACTTCATATTTTAGGCAGTAGACATACAAtatgttgtgtgtgtgtgttatacACACATATCTAATATTAGAATCATACTAACCGTAAAAGCCGGCCTAGGTGATTAATTATGACCAAAATACTTTAATGGCTGTATATATTATAGGAGGTACTGTAAAAAAACATGTCTTAAAAATCCTTGCGATGCGTGCGTCTTTTGATATAAGTACATAACTATAGTATGATTTCTGCAAGTCATGTATTGTCATGCCGTGTATTGCACAATAAACTCTTCAAACATTTCATTAAATTATTACAGAAGGTATTGTTTTCTAACGCGCAATAGACAATATGTCACATTAGTCTGAAAGGGCCTTAAATGATTTCTGAAATTCGATAACCAGTCTTATTTTCAAAGGCTCTAAAGTTGATAATCCTTTGAAGTTATGAGCCATAATTATTAGTGGTTGTATGCACGGGATGTGCATTAAATTATACATTGCAGTTGTGAATTATGTTATCACAGATAATGTCATATTTGCACGTATGTAAAATGACTGTAGTAAAGTGACTGCATTTATGCATTGAGCTGATTGGTTCAGTGGTTTCAATGATTGGTTTAAGGTGTCATTCGGGTTGCAACTgcattactgtttttttttctatcatgACTATGCTGATATGTACTTACCTGGAACTTACAACTTCTGGTGTAGGTGAGATCAGTGTCGGCAGTCGGCACTGCCAAGTAAGAAGAGAGTGAGAGAAAATAGGAGCTATGTAAAGTTGGTCAAGatcttgtcaatagaaaaaggcggcaaattttaaaaatataggcgcgaagggatatcgtcacatagaaaatttgaacttcgcgcctttttctgctgacaagacttgcttgaccatctaAATAGATAAGAGAAACTGACAATTCTTAGATAGCAAGTTATGACGCTATATAAACTTGAACTTGTATTATGATGAGTACGTTAATAATAAACCATACCCTATATTTTTCATCATTGGAGAACGGAGGCGCTCCAAATAGAATTTGGCTTCAAATACAAACAACAGCTAGAAAAGTAgaactaaataaacaaaaagtgaAACTagaactttttaaaataaacactgAATTGTAGCCATGCAACCAACAGGTTCAAACAGGTATGATTGAAATTGGTTATTTGCATGCTTCAGGCACAAATTCCCACCAATTGTTTCAATCTAGAAAGCAAGTTAAAATTTACAACTCAAACAAAGCACGGTATTGGAAAAGTTTTGTTTAAAACACAAGGTTTTTGTAAGCTAACTACAACCTTTGTTGCTACCACCACACCACAGTTTGGTACtaacataaacgctatcgagaacCTAACTTACTGTctatgcatttcgctcgtactcgcatattattagtgtgatagatgtatagaaagattagaaagtaaattacgtagacgttagcgtatacttaaataatgtatgtcagttttgacaccgTCTGTGACTCACGGTACGGGTAGGTAATAGGCAATCAATAGAAAAAACACTAAACTTATTATCGATAAAAGAGAAAAAAACTTGCAGTCAACGAACTAGAATAACTAAGTTATataattaacatatttattataggtaGTTAAAAGTTATGAAAAAACGGGCCAAGTGCGTATCGAACTACGCATTGTGGAGGGTACGGAACTCTCATACAACACAAAACgccatacttatataaatacgACTTATACGACCGTCGTTTTAATAAGATGACCAGTTATTTTTTAACTctttaatatattaataataattacgtaTATTTGCCTATAATGTCAAAATAACACTAGAATTAACCATAAAATAG
This window of the Cydia fagiglandana chromosome 15, ilCydFagi1.1, whole genome shotgun sequence genome carries:
- the LOC134671474 gene encoding xanthine dehydrogenase/oxidase-like — encoded protein: MSQIVFKINGKQHQVDGKFGPDVSLNEYIRNVADLRGTKAMCQEGGCGACVVAVRAAAPPTQEMKTFAVNSCLVSVLSCHGWEVTTVEGIGNRTVGYHDIQSRLAKFNGTQCGYCSPGWVMSMYSLVESKNNELTMKDIENSFAANICRCTGYRPIADAFKSFAKDADECLLNKVCDLEDLAILKSCGVSCTKQCPHKKKHISEINKKVEKKEDWCEVGKIDNKMLTIDSTNHKWSKVYKLDDVFKSMNESGDYKLIAGNTGQGVYHVTDYPKNIIDIFNVVELKGHMVDVNLIIGAGMPLAEMMDLFVTMSGENEDFSYLKQLYEHMDLVAHIPVRNIGTIGGNLCLKHANNQFQSDLFLLFETVGGMVTVAESTNKKTILSLPDFLNIDMKGKILLNVILPPLSHCCNVKTYKIMPRSQNAHAIVNAGFLFRFRQNSQLLEKVTIVYGSISPTFIHATKTETALVGKDPYNNDTLQLAVKTLFDEIIPEEALPEPSSDFRRMLAVTLYYKAILSMCPEGKVDPRYLSGGEAMKRMISEGNQIFDTDKTVWPLNQPVPKLEALVQCSGEAVFANDLPRQQNEVFAAFVTADVVAGSVIESFDATEALKIPGVVAFYSAKDIPGDNTFTPSNIPFITAAEEILCSSKVQFYGQPAGIIVADREKTAQKAAKAVKINYSFVNNGKPLLTIDDVLKSPEKSTRVVVNRTIEPSETGKNVRSIIQGEYRMDSQYHYHMETHTTVAKPTEDGMEVYAATQWLDLTNIAIAQCLKVPVNSINVIVRRLGGAYGAKITRASQIACAAALVTHLQGTTCRFILPLQTNMKSIGKRLPTTCNFEAGVDKEGTIQYLKLTFYQDCGHVFNEVIAPITAEHMRNCYDIKRWWIEANSVATDTPSNTWCRAPGTTEGVAIIEHVMERIAYNLNKDPLQVRLLNMAKENPIPEMIDQLEKDSNYKQRQEDIKKFNKENRWRKRALNMLPLSVGIFYLGNYNSIVSIYHGDGSVVIIHGGIEMGQGLNTKAAQVCAYALGVPLEKISVKPSTSFTSPNSVVTGGSIGSECVAFATKKACDILMERLKPIKDKMEKYSWEDLIKQAYGAGLDLQASYMFSLNDGVKPYNVYATCALEVEVDLLTGNHDVRRVDILEDTGRSLSPEIDVAQIEGAFVMGLGYWTSEKLVYDKDKGEILTDRTWTYKPPGIKDIPADMRIYFKRDSRNEFGVLQSKATGEPALCLAVVVTHALRDCVRAARLEAGYQDQWVDIGNPCTVENIFMAAGHKLEHFKLK